ctggtgaggatgtggggaaaatggtacacttgcacattgctggtgggactgcaaattggttcagccaatttggagagcagtatggagattccttggaaagcttggaatggaaccaccatttgacccagctattcctcttcttggactatacccaaaagaccttaaaagagcatactacagggacacagctacatcagtgttcatagcagcacaattcacaatagctagactgtggaaccaacctagatgtccttcaatagatgaatggataaaaaaatgtggcatttatacacaatggaatattactcagcactaaaaaataacaaaatcatggcatttgcagggaaatggatggcattagagcagattatgctaagggaagttagccaatgcctaaaaaagaagaatgtcttctttgatatacgGGGactgactcaaaacagagtagggaggaagagcatgaagaAAATTACCACTACACAGGGTAATGGGACGGAGATGGAGGGAATGGGACGGAGAAGGGGAATtacatggaagatggaaggaggccctcattgttatacaaaatacatgtatgatggtgtgagaggaaagaaaaaagaaagagagagaaatatgtcacagtagatggggtagagagaggtgatgggaggggaggagagtggaagtgggataggaagggcatcagaatacaacagacactagtatggctgtatgtgtaaatgtggctgtataaccaatgtaatcctgcaatctgtacatgtggaaaaatgagaattcataccccatttgaatcaaatgtatgatatgtcaagatcattgtattgtcttgagcaattaataaaaaatttttaaatttcagttattgtatttttcagcATTAAAAGCCTCTTTTGgttctaaaaaaaagaatacatacaaacaacaataagtgttgggtgaggatgtgggggaaaagcacacttatacattgctggtgggactgcaaattggtgtagcaaatatgaaaaacagttcaaagattccttggaaacctgggaatggaaccactttttgccccagttatcctactcctcagtctacactcaaatgacttaaaaacagtatactacaagaacacagccacatcaatatttatagcagcacaattcacaatagctaaactttggaaccaactgagaaatgcccttcagtagatcaatggataaagaaaacgtggtatgtctacacaatggaatattactcaacaaaaaaagagaacaaaatcatggcatttgtaagtaaatggatggagttggagaatgtaatgctagatgaagttagctaatcccccccaaatcaaatgctgaatgttttctctgattttaaggaggctgattcatagtggggttgggagagggAGCAAGGAAGGATTAAACAatttctagatagggcaaaggggtgggaaggaaaggaagaggacatggtggtaggaaagatggtggaatgagatggacatcattatcctaagtatatgtataaagacatgaatggtgtgaatatactttgtataccactcgaggtatgaaaaattgagctctatatttgtaatatgaactgtaatgcattctgttgtcatatataacaaataagttaattaattatttttttatttttatttatttttttaaatttttatttatatatatatatttttattgttggtcgttcaaaacattacatagttcttaatacatcatatttcacagtttgattcaagtgggttatgaactcccaattttaccccatatacagatggctgtatcacatcagttacccttccatttattgacaaattgcctttctagtgtctgatgtattctgctgtctgtcctattctctactatcccccctcccctcccctcccctccccttttctctctctaccccttctactgtaaatcatttcttcgatttgtattatcttgtcttacccctcctttcctcttatatgtcattttgtataaccctgaggatcgccttccatttccatgtggtttcccttctcactccctttccctcccacctctcattcctatttaatgtaaatcttcttctcaaactttcctccctactctgttcttagttctctccttatatcaaagaagacttttggcatttgtttttaagggattgactagcttcacttagcataatctgctctaatgccatccatttccctccaaattctataattttgtcattttttaatgcagagtaatactccattgtgtataaatgccacatttttttttatccattcatctattgaagggcatctaggctgattccacaatcttgctatcgtgaattgtgctgctatgaacatcaatgtagcagtgtccctgtagcatgctcttattaggtctttagggaatagaccgagaaggggaatagctgggtcaaatggtggttccattcccagctttccaagaaatctccatactgctttccaaattggctgcaccaatttgcagtcccaccagcaatgaacaagagtgcccttttccccgcatcctctccagcacttattgttgtttgactttctaatggctgccaatcttactggggtgagatggtatcttagggtggttttgttttgcatttctctgactgctagcgatggtgagcattttttcatgtacttattgattgattgtatgtcctcctctgagaagtgtctgttcaggtccttggcccatttattgattgggttatttgttatcttattgtctaattttttgagttctttgtatattctggttattagggctctatctgaagtgtgtggagcaaagatttgttcccaggatgtaggctccctgtttatctctcttattgtttcttttgctgagaaaaaactttttagtttgagtaagtcccatttgttgattctagttgttaacttttgcgctatgggtgtcctaatgaggaatttggagcccgatcccacagtatgtagatcataacctactttttcttctatcagatgccatgtctctgatttaatatcaagctccttgatccattttgagttaacttttgtgcatggcgagagatagggattcagattcattttgatgcaaatggatttccagttttcccagcaccatttgttgaagatgctatccttcctccattgcatgcttttagcccctttatcaaatataagacagttgtagttttgtgggttggttactgtgtcctctattctgtaccattcgtcCACCcatctgttttggtaccagtaccatgctgttttagttactattgctctgtagtatagtttgaagtctggtatcgctatacggcctgattcacacttcctgcttagcattgtttttgctattctgggtcttttattattccatatgaatttcatgattgctttctctatttctacaagaaatgctgttgggattttgattggcattgcattgaacttacagagaacttttggtaatatcgccattttgatgatgttagttctgcctatccatgagcagggtatatttttccatcttctaaggtcttcttctatatctttctttagggttctgtaattttcattgtataaatctttcacctcttttgttaggttgattcccaatattttattttttggggggatattgtgaatggagtagttgtcctcatttccgtttcagaggacttgtcgctgatatacaggaatgcctttgatttatgcgtgttgatcttatatcctgccactttgctgaattcatttattagctctaatagcttctttgtagacccttttgggtctgctaggtatagaatcatatcatctgcaaatagtgataatttaagttcttcttttcctatttttatgcctttaatttcttttgtctgtctaattgctctggccagtgtttcgaggactatgttgaacagaagtggtgagagagggcatccctgtcttgttccagatcttagagggaatgccttcaatttttctccattcagaatgatgctggcctgtggcttatcatagattgcttttacaatgttgaggtatgatcctgttatccctaatttttctagcgttttgaacataaagggatgctgtactttgtcgaatgctttttctgcatctattgagatgatcatatggttcttatttttaagtctattgatgtggtgaataacatttattgatttctgtatattaaaccagccttgcatcccagggatgaatcctacttgatcatgatgtataatttttttgatatgtatttgaatccgattcgccagaattttattgaggatttttgcgtcaaggttcattagagatattggtctgtagttttctttctttgaagtgtctttggtttcggaatcagggtgatgttggcctcatagaatgaatttggaagttctccctctttttctatttcctgaaatagcttgaaaagtattggtgttagttcctctttaaaggttttgtaaaactctactgtatacccatccggtcctgggcttttcttagttggtagtcttttgatggtttcttctatttcctctattgttattggtctgtttaggttgtctatatcctcctggctcaatctgggcagatcataagactcaaggaatttatctatgccttcactatcttctattttattggagtataaggattcaaagtaatttctgattatcttctgtatttctgaagtgtctgttgtgatattgcctttcaatgtgtcccatagattccgatatgttgtgtctgtgttttcatttaactctaggaattttttaatttcctccttgatatcttctaaaacccattgatcactcagcaacctattgttcattctccaggtcaATTTCTTACCTGCTTCCTTCActgaaaacatgttttcattttttccgtTCCTTAAGATCTCTGGATAATAACATTAGCCATCTACAATGATACAGAACCTGACCACAATCTTTAAAGGAGAGAGGTCCTGATGCCACTCTCCACAAATCTCTTATCTATCCATCTTCCTCAGAAGTGGAGTGAAAATTTCATCGCTTCCTTGACAGCCTACCACAGGTCCATGACACAGCACAGAAACTCCTCCTGATTCTTAATAATTCAGGAATGTGTGACTCTACCTAAATTTCTAGTTAGATGAAATTGCTAGAATATTCTTGCACCTCTTATTGTCTGGTTAAAATATTTCCTGAACAATAGGCTTCACAAATTTGACAACCCCCAATGGTCCTGGCAAGGATAGAAAAGCCATGTGTGGTTAAGTTGATGTACAATAGTAATTACTCACAAACATCCATGGTCTACAATTGTCCTTTCCTGTCTCTCTAAACATGTTTCCTAAATTAGGGAATTTGGCCTTTGGCAGCATTGTTTCATAAACATGTTGCTTGATAAGTAAAGTCTTAGTTACCTTTTCCATCTAGAAACTTTTCCATGAAAATGTCAAGTGTATCTGAAGGTTCTAATTTGGCTAGccaatttgcaaaataaaaaaaagagaccaAAATATCTTTAGGATTTCTGTAGACATAAAGAACCTACAAGGAGaagtacaaaataattttagcaaTCCTTGGTtattattacaaattttaaacagctatataatgttttattacCATAttgaatcataattattttcatatagtCTGCTAGTCTTGGAAATTTAGGTGGttacaaatttattctttttggtattaattcaattcaattcaaatcAATTAAAACCATCATTTATATGATGGTTCACATGTGTGCAAGAATGTAAGACAAATTTCTAAAAAGtggaattaattatttataaacatgttaaatattttaaattagtttacATAGACTGTATTAATTGAACATTCTTGATATTATCTGATATTTGATGTGTAGCACTggaaaaagtgaaaatagaaaataaagtttagacttctgtttaaaaaaacacatttaatctCATAACTGAGTATggacatgcaaattaaaattagttTGAGATTACAACTATCAtattgataaaaaattaaaagtctgatATGTAAAATTACTAGGGATAAAATAAGAAACTAAGAACGCATCAATTACTGATATCAGTATGACCGGATACACATGCTTTCTTAACAATATACAGCCTCACCCCATAAAGTTGAACACCCTTGCATTGTGGCTTTGCAGTTCATTTCTTAGATGTATAATCTAGGAAAGCTGCTGCAGATGTGCCCAGGTTACACACTCAAGAACATTCTTAGCAGCATGTAGTTATAGCAGAATATTAGAGTAACCTAATTATTCAATGAAGAGAAAGTAGAGATCTGATAGAACTACCAACACAACTTGTAAAACTATGCAGTAgtgaaaatagcatttaaaatctAGAACAAACAAAAGCATGTGGCAAAAATCCCAGGGGGGCCGGggaaacaaaatagaacaagggataaaatattatattttattttgagacagagtctcactaagttgctcatggcctcactaaattgctgaggctggcttgtaTTTGGGaacctcctatctcagcctcctgtggctctggaattataggagtgcaccactgcacccagctacacACAGAAGTTATCTCTTTTTCTTATGTAGTTGTGGAACAcattacatatgaaaaaaacTGATCCTATAATTGACAATAATAAGTCCCTAAAATTAGGACtgtgtactgggattgaactcaggagcactcggcctctgagccacatcccaagccctattttatattttatttagagacatgatctcactgagttgcttagcatttcactttttgctgaggctggcttgaaaccCGCAATCTTCCtgcaccatgcctggcccaaaaTCAGAACTCTTAAAGTACCATTATCTGATGATAGATAATTATATAAActcttacaaattaaaaaaaatcatcaaaagagCTGGaatcaattagaaaaataaagctgaTATGACAGAGTATCTAAAGCATTAACAAAATTGTATCCATACCTATACTAAAAAGGATAtgtatccttttaaaatgttcaaattcaaaaatatatatttggaagtagatatactaaatatttaattcaagaaGTAGAAAGACAAATgcaaacaaaacatgaaaaggataattaaaatgaaagcacTAATCACAAAGTAGGTAATACTAAATTATGATTCATAAAAGAATTAACTTCTTCAGAGGATAGAAACTCAGTGAAATTGAAAACACCTTGTATTCTGAAAACTCTAAACAggagagaatataaaattttcatcattccagaataaatgaaatatgaaacCAAGAATTGGAGTAAATTGATAAGATGATGGGAAAATATGCTCTACTTTTCTCAGCCATTTAAGATCTACACAAAGTGGGTAAAATTACACTGAGAACAAGATAAGGTACATACGGAAGACATGAAAATAGACTTGATAAAATAGAACCACAGAATGAAGATAGAAGAATGTTGGAATATTCTAATACTAGTTGGCTAGAACTAATCCCTGtttctattaaattaaaaatccacatttaaaaatcattgtggttttaaaatattttttaaggtggATGAGATAATTTGCATTATGAGTTAAAATATGTAAACCAATGAAGAATTATCACATATCAAACAGAAGTATCTATTTTTGGAATGAAGAATGGACAGTAGGAAGAGAGGAACAATAGAGATTTAGTATGTCAatatttagatttcaaaattgtggaaatatttaaagcaaatctTTCAAGAAATTGTGTTAGATCAATTAGTAAAACTGTTGGATAAATATCATGCAATATTTATGTGTTTCATCATGTGCtatatgaaatataacttataatcataaataagaacaaaaaatgaaGTTAATTAGATAAAATCTTGAGAGTATTTGCATAATCTTTGCAGTGGGAAAGTGTTTCCTTACTAAAGCACCAAAGCTACAAGTCATGAAAGTAACGTTAACAGATcagttacataaaattaaaagctttcaacaatttttaaaggTAGTCCATTGACTGGGAAAACACTGCCTTATGGAAATTGTTCCACAAAACAGTAAATAAGACTACTTAGAGAAAAATGGGCCAATGGATATTTAAAGGTTATTTAAAGtcctatgaaaatataaaaggcaatcTCATTAAAATCAAAAGGTTTGCAATGTACTCAAGAACAAATGGTTTTTATTCTAGTATATTAGTCATATTTGATGATTACCAATTTTAATATGCATGTGAGGAGGAAAAGTATTCTCAAATGCTATTTACTAAAGAGTAAATTGATACATTATAGAAGAAAAGGAGGTAATGACTGCCAACACTTAAAATAGTTGGCTATTTTAATCTGAAAATTCCATCTTTagtgaaacatggcacaagaataaAAACATGTGAATTTCATaagaatgtttattaaaatataatatacacattTGATGCAACTTACCTTGTTGATTAAATACACATTATATACTGtgaaccataaaataaaatcctatgaaaccataaaaaagaattttatggcCAATGTGAAAGACATTTTGCGATAAACTATAGAATTACACTGCAAATTATATGTGCAATTGCTCAAgagtatgcatatatttataacttCATATAATGTGCAAGACAACATCCTAAgcatagaataattataacattTGAAAGTATGTGGATAAGGGGATTTATGTTTTCTGTCCCAAAAATGGTTAATTAATCTGTATGACATACTTTAGCTTTTTTATTCTTCAGACCTTTGGGTACTAAATTATACTGTAAATGGGAAGTGAAAAAGCAAGGAGATGGTCTTTTGCTATGGTCCACATTGTGATTAATGTATTCAAGGAAGGGAGCTCTAAGGATTGTTGTGATGTTTTCAGTTCTGTTACGATGTCcctcaaaataaatcaaggatAGAATCTGCTGAGTCCAGATGGTTCCTGTAAAGATAAATCATCTTATTTTCAAACCTGAAGgagttgaaataataaatatcaacaGTAATCTCATGCATCATGAAATCACTtgagctttttttctttaaaacactcCAAATATGCTAATGAGTTTGCCCAATTTCTGGTTTGCTTTTTGTCTATATTAAAGTTAGTAAAGATAAAATCAAGTAGTCTTAGTTCCTTTCTCACTTAAGGAGTTGTGATTGTTCTGATTCTGTACAGTGATAACTTGGATTAATTCTTGatgttctctttgtttcctgtatTCCTTGTAaggtctttttttattattaacttgTAATAATTCTACCTATGGATGATGTAGGGTGTGATATTTCCACATACATACAGAGACTGAGTTGATCACATCAGGGAAATTAGCACTTCCCACTCTGCCATTTCTTTCTGTTTAGATCCtttgatttcatttattctagattttcataaaataaattataatattgagTTCTGTTTTACTACATTTTATGGGTACTTTTGTCTTCGTTAGTACTTCTGTGCTCTTTAGTAAATAGCACTTAAGAATGCTTTTTCTCCTCACatgcatattaaaaatgttaatcatcAAATTGACTGCAACTTCTTTCTTAAAACTTTACCTTTTAGAAGTTTagacaaattaacaaaattatagcATGTTCAGTTTCTTCCCccctttttattatcatttaaggcTATGAAATATTCTTATGTCATATTCCCAGGAAACCATGATAACCCACATTATAGGGAAAGAGAAGACCAAAAATTTCAATGttcttattgattcttggttctTTAATGAGTTCAAATCTGCTCACGGGCTATGAAGGGATTTGGGAAATTCATGGAAATGTCCTATTCCATTTCCAATTAGAATGGACCCAGATGTGGTCACATGTAATGGTACTAAGGTTTCCCCTTATTTATTAATGATTACTTTGAATTATTTATGAGTGGCAATGTGGACTTGAACACACAAATCCCACTGTTCTCAAGAGCAGGATAATAGTGCTTCTTATGAAGCAGAAcccacaattttgaaaaattgctCATGCCAAGATATTTCAGGCTCCAAAGCTGATAACAATAAAAGTTATGGTGTCTTCTATAGCCCTACATAAGTTTTCATCAACCACTACAATCTTGGCCCAGGATATCCAGAAGCACTTGGCAATTTGCTGGCGATTATTAAGTTCTTTAATAGCCATACCAATGGGTGATCACATGAAACTGCTATTTTTCTACTGTTCTATCTCTGCCAAGTCTTATTATGGCTTGTGTGTCTGAACTCCAAAGGGGTATCTGAGCTAGAGTTAGAGAATCTATGAATACACATCATAAAGAAACAGAACTGATTCTTATTGAAATAAGCAATACCATCAAATATTGCTGAAATTATCAAGGTATTTGGTGTGACCACACACTAGGCAAACTATCATTCAACTCTTCCATCTcaacaaaataattcaagaaGAACTTCGAAAGCACTGGGATCCATAAAGATTGGTGGAAGTCAATTTTCCAAAGGAAACCCATGCAAACAATAGGCTCATGCTGTTTACTGTACCATAAACGAAAACATCCTTAGTATTTAACTTGTAACTCTCTTATCATCTGTCAGCATATATGAAACTATGGCAAGTTAACAAGTTAGCTtacatatagaatacaattttagACCATTCTCAGATTGTGACAATGGAAGTCTTGAGTTCTAGAGTTTAGTGAGATAGAATGATTTCCTCAGTGCCCATCAAACTCTGTAAGATATTTAAGGAGATAGGCTGACTTGAAGTGTCTCACCAATTCATGTGTGACCAACTTTATTTTGTGTGGTGTTCTGGGACAACCAcatcataaataagaaaacactGTGTGTGAAATCTTTATATCTACAGTTTTACCTCTTAGTCTGCATTGACCACTGTAAAAGTACAAACCAAGCCCTCCATGTGTCACCCCCTGCTGAAGTAGAAGCCaccatttaaaaagtttcttcagtACCTTCTTTAGCCCAACTTCCTGCAGAAGTACATTTTTGCCTTTCTGACACAAGGTATTTCTAACATAGTAGAGATCTGAATTTCACGTAACATTTTTTCTGATCCTTAATGAATATCCAAATGAAGGCTGCTGCTGATGTCTGGGAAATAGcacatttatacacatatataccaatCCAAAGCAAAGAATATCAGGAGGCCACTCCTTAAACTTACCAGATTTTGGATATGTTATTATGAAGACATCATCATCTCTAATTTCAAAATCTTCTATAGCTTCCAGTATTTCAATGTTAGCAAACTGACGTTGTAAATAGTGGCCTTTAAAGTTATATAAGTATGAATTCTTATTGTCCATGATTTTTCACCTACAAGTACAAACAAAATCCTCTTCAAGTTCTTAATACACTataggattttattattttgtatacttAGTGATAAATACATGCCAAGTACCATTTCAAAGTCTTATGTGTATTAACTCTCTTACTATGCTAAACACATCACATATGTTAAAttacttaaaactacattaatccaacattgttgtatttttatcataattattttaaagatgagaaaacagagattcTAAGAAGTTAGGTAGTTTTTCCTCAAACCTCCATGATTCTAAACAGAGACAAGAGGAAATCAAGGCACAGAGAAGTCAAACAAATTATTCAAAGTTGCCCAGTTAGCAGTGCTGGGAAGATTGGTAACAGACATTTTGGCCATGCTTTTAATCCAAAATATCTTAGAattatcttacatttttattccttacatttttcattattacacaaacaaattttttaatggaaacacTTTTAGTTATGgtaattttttatgtctctggtaattttttatgtcttctgaGGCTTGGGATTTGAGAAGCTGTTTTTagtgaaaaatagaagaaaatgcttTCCCTAAGGGACACCAATTGGTTTTACTTCAGAAATATTACCTTAGTGTTACAAGATTCTGCATAGAAATTATGATAATTTCCAATAGAAGGTGTTTGAATTAGAATTCAGatacaaatttaaataataaacttaaaaacaacagaaagtgAACAATCTAAacacaaaac
Above is a genomic segment from Urocitellus parryii isolate mUroPar1 chromosome 8, mUroPar1.hap1, whole genome shotgun sequence containing:
- the LOC144256419 gene encoding amine sulfotransferase-like produces the protein MDNKNSYLYNFKGHYLQRQFANIEILEAIEDFEIRDDDVFIITYPKSGTIWTQQILSLIYFEGHRNRTENITTILRAPFLEYINHNVDHSKRPSPCFFTSHLQYNLVPKGLKNKKAKVLYVYRNPKDILVSFFYFANWLAKLEPSDTLDIFMEKFLDGKGTIGDWKHHLTVAQNERFDRVFKRNMRDFPLKFIWGINEE